The Lentzea guizhouensis genome contains a region encoding:
- a CDS encoding copper homeostasis protein CutC: MPILEVIALDARDAEAAQEGGAHRLELVADMAADGLTPSVATFTEVRKATDLPIRVMLRDQNGFAPKDLRQLRRTAAELREAGATEFVLGFLDAEGEIDEGVTLNLVAELEGCAWTFHRALDNSTDVRRGWRTVAGLGCDTVLAAGHRKGVEAGREILKELVNAQPPTLLVGGGLQPHHVGELLEAGITAFHVGSAVRPGGWDEPVDQASVRQWINRLV, from the coding sequence ATGCCGATTCTCGAAGTCATCGCACTCGACGCCAGGGACGCGGAAGCAGCGCAGGAGGGCGGTGCGCACCGCCTCGAGCTCGTCGCCGACATGGCCGCGGACGGGCTCACGCCGTCGGTCGCCACCTTCACGGAGGTGCGGAAGGCGACCGACCTGCCCATCAGGGTCATGTTGCGCGACCAGAACGGGTTCGCGCCCAAAGACCTGAGGCAGCTCCGCCGGACCGCCGCCGAGCTCAGGGAGGCGGGCGCCACCGAGTTCGTCCTCGGCTTCCTCGACGCCGAAGGGGAGATCGACGAGGGCGTCACCCTCAACCTCGTCGCCGAGCTCGAAGGCTGCGCGTGGACCTTCCACCGCGCGCTCGACAACTCCACCGACGTGCGCAGGGGCTGGCGGACGGTCGCCGGGCTCGGTTGCGACACCGTGCTCGCCGCCGGCCACCGCAAGGGCGTCGAAGCGGGCAGGGAGATCCTGAAAGAGCTGGTCAACGCCCAGCCGCCCACTCTTCTGGTCGGTGGCGGCCTGCAGCCCCACCACGTCGGCGAGCTGCTGGAAGCGGGCATCACCGCGTTCCACGTCGGCAGCGCCGTGCGGCCTGGCGGGTGGGACGAACCGGTCGACCAGGCATCAGTTCGGCAATGGATCAACCGTCTGGTCTAG
- a CDS encoding RNA polymerase sigma factor: MDELHTADDRPPWDGLEGTERHAVCVAAAREGNRNALDVLVAELTPLVWHVARGQGLDRAAAEDVVQTVWLAFLRKIDSIKEPRALVGYLVVTTRREARRTWTPNKRETHLSDEFAEQLESDTGLPEDVTLMDDRDRRLWLAFGRLTTKCQELLRLTVLAGRAEYRAVAEALAMPHGSIGPTRGRCLNLLRSYLDTEGGSR, from the coding sequence GTGGACGAGCTGCACACGGCGGATGACCGACCGCCGTGGGACGGGCTGGAAGGCACCGAACGGCATGCGGTCTGCGTCGCGGCCGCACGCGAAGGCAACCGCAACGCACTCGACGTGCTGGTGGCCGAGCTGACCCCACTGGTGTGGCACGTAGCCCGCGGCCAGGGCCTGGACAGGGCCGCCGCGGAAGACGTGGTGCAGACCGTGTGGCTCGCATTCCTCCGCAAGATCGACAGCATCAAGGAACCGCGCGCCCTCGTCGGCTACCTGGTCGTCACGACCAGGCGTGAAGCCCGGCGGACCTGGACACCCAACAAGCGCGAGACCCACCTGTCCGACGAGTTCGCCGAACAACTGGAGTCCGACACCGGCCTGCCGGAGGACGTGACATTGATGGACGACCGCGACCGCAGGCTGTGGCTCGCGTTCGGCCGGTTGACCACCAAGTGCCAGGAACTGCTCCGGCTCACCGTGCTCGCGGGTCGCGCCGAGTACCGAGCAGTCGCCGAAGCACTCGCCATGCCCCACGGCAGCATCGGTCCGACCAGGGGACGGTGCCTGAACCTGTTGCGCAGCTACCTGGACACGGAAGGAGGATCGCGGTGA
- a CDS encoding DddA-like double-stranded DNA deaminase toxin, giving the protein MPKYQTSGVYRTSDGRTNLVQSGREPDGEHDRINDHLVQLGIGRPSASVEASNHVEIKVGWRMRQGGVDRVELVVNNELCNGALSCSRLLPYVLGPGQTLVVHDPVRSREFRGKDVR; this is encoded by the coding sequence TTGCCCAAGTACCAGACCAGCGGTGTCTACCGCACCTCCGACGGCCGTACCAATCTGGTGCAGAGCGGCCGCGAGCCGGACGGGGAGCACGACCGCATCAACGATCACCTGGTTCAACTCGGAATCGGCCGTCCCAGCGCGAGCGTCGAGGCGTCGAACCACGTCGAGATCAAGGTCGGCTGGCGGATGCGGCAAGGTGGAGTCGACCGCGTCGAACTGGTGGTCAACAACGAGCTCTGCAACGGGGCACTTTCCTGTTCCCGGTTGCTCCCCTACGTGCTCGGGCCGGGCCAAACGTTGGTCGTGCACGATCCGGTACGGTCGCGAGAGTTCCGCGGAAAGGACGTGCGGTGA
- a CDS encoding Imm1 family immunity protein, with product MSYTLDIWYYHGDNRADEPVAVTSVAELDDVLSYVMNHPQPHPTQIAARELPRFGVLEIPDRMFKLDARQGFGALHYVGPAPDSTADEVGYWVTRAVELAEGAPTLYVDKDNKSEFPPDAAIRVDQVRDALLEFQRTGSRPTCVEWQATEPAC from the coding sequence GTGAGCTACACGCTCGACATTTGGTACTACCACGGCGACAACCGCGCTGATGAGCCTGTTGCTGTCACCTCCGTCGCGGAACTCGACGACGTCCTGTCCTACGTGATGAACCACCCGCAACCGCACCCGACGCAGATCGCCGCGAGGGAACTACCGAGATTCGGAGTCCTGGAGATCCCGGACCGGATGTTCAAGTTGGACGCGCGGCAAGGATTCGGTGCGTTGCACTACGTCGGCCCGGCCCCCGACAGCACGGCTGACGAGGTCGGCTACTGGGTGACTCGCGCCGTTGAACTCGCAGAAGGTGCACCGACCTTGTACGTCGACAAGGACAACAAGTCGGAGTTCCCACCGGACGCCGCGATACGAGTGGACCAGGTTCGGGACGCCCTCCTGGAGTTCCAGCGAACCGGCTCCCGCCCGACCTGTGTGGAGTGGCAGGCCACCGAACCGGCTTGCTGA
- the groL gene encoding chaperonin GroEL (60 kDa chaperone family; promotes refolding of misfolded polypeptides especially under stressful conditions; forms two stacked rings of heptamers to form a barrel-shaped 14mer; ends can be capped by GroES; misfolded proteins enter the barrel where they are refolded when GroES binds), producing MAKMIAFDEDARRGLERGMNTLADAVKVTLGPKGRNVVLEKKWGAPTITNDGVSIAKEIELEDPWEKIGAELVKEVAKKTDDVAGDGTTTATVLAQALVREGLRNVAAGANPLGLKRGIEQAVDAIAEQLLKNAKEIETKEQIAATASISAADPTIGELIAEAMDKVGKEGVITVEESNTLGLELELTEGMRFDKGYISGYFVTDPERQEAVLEDPYILLFGSKISTVKDLLPLLEKVMQGGKPLLIISEDVEGEALATLVVNKIRGTFKSVAVKAPGFGDRRKAILQDIATLTGGQVITEDVGLKLENADISLLGKARKVVVTKDETTIVEGSGDADQIQGRVNQIRAEIEKSDSDYDREKLQERLAKLAGGVAVIKAGAATEVELKERKHRIEDAVRNAKAAVEEGIVAGGGVALLQAAEAAFEGLRLTGDEATGANIVKVAVEAPLKQIAINAGLEGGVVVERVKSLPAGEGLDAATGEYKDLVAAGIIDPAKVTRSALQNAASIAALFLTTEAVVADKPEKNAAPAAPDAGGMDF from the coding sequence ATGGCCAAGATGATTGCGTTCGACGAGGACGCCCGCCGCGGTCTCGAGCGGGGTATGAACACCCTCGCTGACGCCGTCAAGGTGACGCTCGGCCCGAAGGGCCGCAACGTCGTGCTCGAGAAGAAGTGGGGTGCGCCGACGATCACGAACGACGGCGTCTCCATCGCGAAGGAGATCGAGCTCGAGGACCCGTGGGAGAAGATCGGGGCCGAGCTCGTCAAGGAAGTTGCGAAGAAGACGGACGACGTCGCTGGTGACGGCACCACGACCGCGACCGTTCTCGCCCAGGCCCTGGTGCGCGAGGGTCTGCGCAACGTGGCCGCCGGCGCCAACCCGCTGGGCCTCAAGCGCGGCATCGAGCAGGCCGTCGACGCCATCGCCGAGCAGCTGCTGAAGAACGCCAAGGAGATCGAGACGAAGGAGCAGATCGCTGCTACCGCGTCCATCTCCGCCGCTGACCCCACGATCGGCGAGCTCATCGCCGAGGCGATGGACAAGGTCGGCAAGGAAGGCGTCATCACCGTCGAGGAGAGCAACACCCTCGGTCTCGAGCTCGAGCTCACCGAGGGCATGCGCTTCGACAAGGGCTACATCTCCGGTTACTTCGTGACCGACCCCGAGCGCCAGGAAGCGGTCCTCGAGGACCCGTACATCCTGCTGTTCGGCTCCAAGATCTCCACGGTGAAGGACCTGCTCCCGCTCCTGGAGAAGGTCATGCAGGGCGGCAAGCCGCTGCTGATCATCTCCGAGGACGTCGAGGGCGAGGCCCTCGCGACCCTGGTCGTGAACAAGATCCGCGGCACCTTCAAGTCCGTCGCCGTCAAGGCCCCGGGCTTCGGTGACCGCCGCAAGGCCATCCTCCAGGACATCGCCACCCTCACCGGTGGCCAGGTCATCACCGAGGACGTCGGCCTGAAGCTGGAGAACGCCGACATCTCGCTGCTGGGCAAGGCCCGCAAGGTCGTCGTCACCAAGGACGAGACGACCATCGTCGAGGGCTCGGGCGACGCCGACCAGATCCAGGGTCGCGTCAACCAGATCCGCGCCGAGATCGAGAAGTCGGACTCCGACTACGACCGCGAGAAGCTCCAGGAGCGCCTCGCCAAGCTCGCCGGCGGCGTCGCCGTCATCAAGGCGGGCGCGGCCACCGAGGTCGAGCTCAAGGAGCGCAAGCACCGCATCGAGGACGCCGTTCGCAACGCGAAGGCCGCCGTCGAAGAGGGCATCGTCGCCGGTGGTGGCGTCGCCCTGCTGCAGGCCGCCGAGGCCGCCTTCGAGGGCCTGCGTCTCACCGGTGACGAGGCCACGGGCGCGAACATCGTCAAGGTCGCCGTCGAGGCGCCCCTGAAGCAGATCGCGATCAACGCCGGCCTCGAGGGTGGCGTCGTGGTCGAGCGCGTCAAGTCCCTGCCTGCCGGCGAGGGCTTGGACGCCGCGACCGGCGAGTACAAGGACCTGGTGGCCGCGGGCATCATCGACCCGGCCAAGGTCACGCGTTCCGCGCTGCAGAACGCCGCGTCGATCGCCGCGCTGTTCCTGACCACGGAGGCCGTGGTTGCGGACAAGCCGGAGAAGAACGCTGCTCCGGCCGCGCCGGACGCCGGTGGCATGGACTTCTGA
- a CDS encoding serine/threonine-protein kinase, which translates to MSEDLSGRRIAHYRIDGVLGRGGMSVTYKATDVRLGRKVALKVIGEHLAPDAEFRERFVDEARNTSAIDHANIVPLYDFDEVDGLLYIAMRLVDGQDLAGHIKEGPLTPARTLTLLAQVAEALDMLHGKGLVHLDVKPANVLVTTKEGVREHVYVADFGLTRRGATGHRTRTGDFLGSPTYAAPEHLRGEPVDGRTDQYALACMLFACLSGRPPFQGGVQEVIQGHLGQTVPPLSQLVALPPAIDDVIRRGTSKDPAQRFGSCAELVAARVALAGVAQGSSPAQVGPHSGSFPAQSVHAAQMSGPVSGPTPVQQGAYQGGYQQHLSDPVRLRPPNQVGASAFHSSSKERPAWLAPVIAAAVAIVAIVIVVIILSPGDEPARQPKTNSSPTLNVGEDPTSRKPLPTSVPVRTSR; encoded by the coding sequence GTGTCGGAGGACCTGAGCGGGCGGCGGATCGCGCACTACCGGATCGACGGTGTGCTGGGTCGTGGTGGCATGAGCGTGACGTACAAGGCCACGGACGTGAGACTCGGCCGGAAGGTCGCGCTCAAGGTCATCGGTGAGCACCTCGCGCCCGACGCCGAGTTCCGCGAGCGGTTCGTCGACGAGGCGCGCAACACCTCCGCCATCGACCACGCGAACATCGTGCCGCTGTACGACTTCGACGAGGTCGACGGCCTGCTCTACATCGCGATGCGGCTGGTCGACGGCCAGGACCTCGCGGGCCACATCAAGGAGGGGCCGCTCACCCCTGCCCGCACGCTGACGCTGCTGGCCCAGGTCGCCGAGGCGCTCGACATGCTGCACGGCAAGGGCCTCGTGCACCTCGACGTGAAGCCGGCGAACGTGCTGGTGACCACGAAGGAGGGCGTGCGCGAGCACGTCTACGTCGCCGACTTCGGCCTCACCCGCCGCGGCGCCACCGGCCACCGCACCCGAACGGGTGATTTCCTCGGTTCGCCGACCTACGCGGCGCCGGAGCACCTGCGCGGCGAGCCGGTCGACGGCCGCACCGACCAGTACGCGCTGGCCTGCATGTTGTTCGCGTGCCTGTCCGGCCGCCCGCCGTTCCAGGGCGGTGTGCAGGAGGTCATCCAGGGCCACCTCGGCCAGACCGTGCCCCCGCTCTCGCAGCTCGTCGCGCTGCCGCCCGCCATCGACGACGTCATCCGCCGCGGCACCTCGAAGGACCCGGCCCAGCGCTTCGGCAGCTGCGCCGAGCTGGTCGCCGCCCGCGTCGCTCTCGCCGGAGTCGCGCAGGGCTCGAGTCCCGCTCAGGTCGGGCCGCACTCCGGCTCGTTCCCCGCGCAGTCCGTGCACGCCGCGCAGATGTCCGGACCGGTGTCCGGCCCCACGCCGGTGCAGCAGGGCGCCTACCAGGGCGGGTACCAGCAGCATCTGTCCGACCCGGTCCGGCTGCGCCCGCCGAACCAGGTGGGCGCGAGCGCGTTCCACAGCAGCTCGAAGGAACGTCCGGCCTGGCTGGCGCCGGTGATCGCGGCCGCCGTGGCGATCGTGGCGATCGTCATCGTGGTGATCATCCTGTCGCCCGGCGACGAACCCGCACGTCAGCCGAAGACGAACTCCTCGCCCACGCTGAACGTCGGCGAGGACCCCACCTCGCGCAAGCCGCTGCCGACCTCTGTGCCGGTGCGCACGTCACGCTGA
- a CDS encoding cold-shock protein: MALGTVKWFNSEKGYGFIATDGGPDVFVHYSAIQMEGFRTLSEGDRVEFEVQAGRDGRSQASDVRKA; encoded by the coding sequence TTGGCTCTCGGTACCGTCAAGTGGTTCAACTCCGAAAAGGGATACGGCTTCATCGCAACCGACGGCGGGCCCGACGTGTTCGTGCACTACTCGGCGATCCAGATGGAAGGCTTCCGGACGCTCTCCGAAGGCGACCGCGTGGAGTTCGAGGTGCAGGCAGGCCGGGACGGGCGCAGCCAGGCGTCGGACGTGCGCAAGGCCTAG